One window of Candidatus Nitrospira kreftii genomic DNA carries:
- a CDS encoding hypothetical protein (conserved membrane protein of unknown function) — translation MEGQPEMEQEKRDWEQIPKINQDLLAPLLTTHWTYFLLVGVLVCLVAAGAGAWTYQVQTGIGQTNMHPPIFWAVYIASFIFWVGASHSGTFISGVLRLSKAEWRRPVTRIAELMTFISLMIATLFVFYHLGRVWRWYYLIPYPNQRELWPNFRSPLMWDAIAVFTYATASTIYLYLPLIPDFALLRERIDGWRKPLYRVLSFGWTGTQNQWHVLETALRIITPLIVMVMVSVHSIVGWDFGVSLVPAWHSTIFAPYFVVGAVHSGVGLVAIGLYVLRKIYRLESYITPEHFDKISKLLVVTTLVLAYLYFAELLTIWYANIPDHMWVVDALLSGPFAVPFWFMATCIYIIPLATLTSPAFRRWPLGVMIVGVLINIGMYIERVLILVPPLSYPRLPFNWGSYFPSWVEIAIIVGSLALAVLLYVLAVKVVPVISIWEEKEGLVHGARHGN, via the coding sequence GTGGAAGGACAGCCGGAGATGGAACAAGAGAAGCGAGATTGGGAACAAATTCCGAAGATCAATCAGGATCTCTTGGCGCCCCTGCTCACGACCCACTGGACCTATTTTCTGTTGGTGGGTGTGCTGGTGTGCCTGGTGGCGGCCGGCGCCGGCGCCTGGACCTATCAGGTCCAAACCGGCATCGGGCAAACCAATATGCACCCGCCGATCTTTTGGGCGGTCTATATCGCGTCGTTCATCTTCTGGGTCGGCGCGAGCCATTCAGGCACGTTCATCTCGGGCGTGCTGCGTCTGAGCAAGGCAGAGTGGCGAAGGCCCGTCACGCGAATCGCCGAATTGATGACGTTCATTTCATTGATGATCGCCACCTTGTTCGTCTTCTACCATCTGGGGCGTGTCTGGCGCTGGTACTATCTGATTCCCTATCCCAATCAGCGGGAACTATGGCCGAATTTTCGGTCACCGCTGATGTGGGATGCCATCGCCGTGTTCACCTATGCGACCGCGAGTACCATCTATCTGTATCTGCCGCTGATTCCTGATTTTGCGCTGTTGCGGGAACGGATCGACGGTTGGCGCAAGCCGCTGTACCGAGTGCTCTCATTCGGATGGACCGGCACGCAGAACCAATGGCACGTCCTCGAAACGGCTCTGCGGATCATTACACCGTTGATCGTGATGGTCATGGTGTCGGTCCATTCCATCGTCGGATGGGATTTCGGCGTGTCGCTGGTCCCCGCCTGGCACTCCACGATCTTCGCGCCCTATTTCGTCGTGGGCGCGGTGCATTCCGGGGTGGGACTGGTCGCGATCGGGCTCTATGTTCTTCGCAAGATCTATCGCCTCGAGAGCTATATCACGCCGGAGCATTTCGACAAAATCAGCAAGTTGTTGGTCGTGACGACGCTGGTCCTGGCCTATCTGTATTTCGCTGAACTGCTCACCATCTGGTACGCGAACATTCCCGATCACATGTGGGTGGTGGACGCGTTGTTGAGCGGTCCCTTTGCCGTCCCCTTTTGGTTCATGGCGACCTGTATTTACATCATCCCGCTGGCCACACTGACGAGCCCGGCTTTTCGTCGATGGCCGTTGGGCGTCATGATCGTCGGCGTCCTCATCAACATCGGCATGTACATCGAGCGTGTCTTGATCTTGGTGCCTCCATTGTCCTATCCACGATTGCCGTTCAATTGGGGAAGCTATTTCCCGTCCTGGGTGGAAATAGCCATCATCGTCGGATCACTGGCGTTGGCGGTCCTTCTCTACGTCCTGGCCGTCAAGGTTGTCCCGGTGATTTCCATTTGGGAAGAAAAGGAAGGACTCGTTCATGGCGCTCGTCACGGGAACTGA
- a CDS encoding Menaquinone reductase, iron-sulfur cluster-binding subunit, protein MTEPKQSSSSVPRSYKWEMAIDLDRCTGCEACVVACHAENNIRISGEQEAAEGRAINWIRIERYWEGEYPDVKVKFMPVLCQQCGDAPCEPVCPVYASYHTPDGLNAQVYNRCIGVRYCGNNCPYTVRQFNWFDPHWDPPLQEQLNPDVTVRQNGIMEKCTFCVQRIREKKELAEKEGRRVRDGEIVPACVQSCPTSALVFGDRNDPGSHVSKLARQDRSFHLLESLGTQPAITYLKRIT, encoded by the coding sequence ATGACCGAACCCAAACAGTCCTCGTCTTCTGTTCCCCGTTCCTACAAATGGGAAATGGCAATCGATCTCGACCGCTGTACAGGATGCGAAGCGTGCGTCGTGGCCTGTCATGCGGAAAATAATATCAGGATTTCAGGGGAGCAGGAAGCTGCAGAAGGTCGCGCGATCAACTGGATCCGGATCGAGCGTTATTGGGAGGGCGAGTACCCCGACGTCAAGGTCAAATTCATGCCGGTCCTCTGTCAACAATGCGGAGATGCGCCCTGCGAACCGGTCTGTCCTGTCTACGCCTCCTACCACACACCGGACGGGCTCAATGCACAAGTTTACAACCGATGCATCGGTGTCCGCTATTGTGGGAACAACTGTCCCTATACCGTTCGGCAATTCAATTGGTTCGATCCCCATTGGGATCCTCCACTCCAGGAACAACTCAATCCCGACGTGACGGTGCGGCAGAACGGCATCATGGAAAAGTGCACGTTTTGTGTCCAGCGGATTCGGGAGAAGAAAGAACTGGCTGAGAAGGAAGGTCGTCGGGTGCGGGATGGAGAGATCGTGCCCGCCTGCGTTCAATCGTGTCCCACGTCCGCGCTCGTCTTCGGGGATCGGAACGATCCGGGCAGCCACGTGTCGAAACTTGCGCGGCAGGACCGGAGCTTTCATCTACTGGAATCACTGGGGACTCAGCCCGCTATCACGTATTTAAAACGCATAACATAA
- a CDS encoding hypothetical protein (conserved protein of unknown function), whose product MDLRRRTFLKLAGAATAGSLIPACKEDVHQLVPYLLPDDQIVPGVADWYASVCGECPAGCGILVRVMEGRAKKIEGNPSHPINRGKLCVRGHASLQRLYNPDRIRGPLKRAGRRGEGKFEPISWDEGIASWREHLQTHRGHALMLSGPLSGTTAQVVKAFVERMGGPLVIHDPWVDHALIRAVDAEFGRPVVPDFDLAESDYVLSFGAPLLEHWRSPVAMGIAYGQMRQGRPSVRGRLIQIEARMSLSAANADRWIPIHPGTEGLLAIGIGQLLLTRQDTSTDGGNGHGHGYREFFKTFDLNEIVRQTEVGYDDIERIADEFSSAQSPVAIAGGPASAHTNGTAALTVVNLLNIIRDRVGKPGGVRFFESVNSPIFNHKEAPISERGFLELIDGADAGRFPLVHLHRCNPLHTLPPSIPVRRLFERAEFIVSFNSFMDESTDLADLILPDHVSLEAWSDHEHLEEGRVPVVGLAQPVVRPLYDTRAVGDVMLEVGRHIDEGLPAMVSHQTIRDAIRSNWEALLAQQNRTNEPEWFETAWIEKLKEGGWWGPARKSNTPERNRRSPGYEYESARFDGDAAEFPFFFYPYPSLALGNGEGANLPWLQELPDPLTTVVWGTWAEINPKTAMARGIRQGDLIRVISPHGSLDIPAVHFPGIRPDLIAVPIGQGHRAYGRYATNRGVNPLALLGALFDRDSGRLATAATRVRIEATGRTGSLTMIEQREMPAMRDLIGIDRINTWIRGSGKE is encoded by the coding sequence GTGGATCTTCGACGACGAACGTTCCTCAAGCTGGCCGGTGCGGCCACAGCCGGCTCGCTCATCCCTGCATGTAAAGAGGATGTTCACCAGCTTGTCCCCTATCTGCTTCCGGACGATCAGATCGTGCCCGGGGTGGCCGATTGGTATGCGTCTGTCTGCGGCGAATGCCCTGCCGGATGCGGCATTCTCGTTCGCGTCATGGAAGGTCGAGCCAAGAAAATCGAGGGCAACCCGAGTCATCCCATCAACCGGGGAAAACTTTGCGTGAGAGGCCACGCGAGTCTACAACGGCTCTATAACCCTGATCGCATTCGCGGTCCGTTGAAGCGAGCCGGCAGGCGAGGCGAGGGAAAGTTTGAGCCGATCTCCTGGGATGAGGGGATCGCCAGCTGGCGCGAGCATCTGCAGACTCATCGCGGCCATGCTTTGATGCTGAGCGGACCCCTCTCCGGCACGACCGCGCAGGTCGTGAAAGCGTTCGTGGAGCGCATGGGCGGACCGTTGGTCATCCATGATCCCTGGGTCGATCATGCGCTGATCCGTGCCGTTGACGCGGAGTTCGGACGGCCAGTGGTGCCTGATTTCGATCTTGCAGAAAGCGATTACGTGTTGTCGTTTGGTGCGCCGCTGCTCGAACATTGGCGCTCGCCCGTGGCAATGGGAATTGCCTATGGACAGATGCGACAGGGACGCCCAAGCGTTCGAGGCCGTCTTATCCAAATCGAAGCCCGCATGTCCTTGTCGGCAGCGAACGCCGATCGATGGATTCCCATCCATCCCGGCACTGAAGGCTTGCTCGCGATTGGGATAGGACAGCTGCTGCTCACACGGCAGGACACGTCGACCGACGGCGGGAACGGCCACGGCCACGGGTACCGAGAATTCTTTAAGACCTTCGATCTGAACGAAATCGTGCGGCAAACCGAAGTCGGTTACGATGACATTGAGCGGATCGCGGACGAATTCAGCTCGGCTCAATCGCCGGTGGCGATCGCCGGCGGCCCGGCATCGGCTCATACCAACGGAACAGCGGCGCTTACTGTGGTCAACCTTCTGAACATCATCAGAGACAGGGTGGGGAAGCCGGGCGGGGTGCGATTCTTTGAGAGTGTGAACTCGCCGATATTCAACCATAAGGAGGCTCCGATCAGCGAACGAGGCTTCTTGGAGCTGATCGATGGGGCGGATGCCGGTCGTTTTCCTCTGGTGCACCTCCATCGTTGCAATCCACTACACACACTTCCCCCGTCGATCCCTGTGCGCCGGCTCTTCGAGCGCGCGGAGTTCATCGTGAGTTTTAATTCCTTCATGGATGAGTCTACCGATCTGGCAGACCTGATTCTTCCCGATCACGTTTCTTTGGAAGCCTGGAGCGATCACGAGCATCTGGAAGAAGGTCGCGTGCCGGTTGTAGGGCTCGCCCAGCCGGTGGTCAGGCCTCTCTACGATACTCGAGCCGTCGGCGATGTGATGCTGGAAGTTGGTCGTCACATCGATGAAGGCCTGCCCGCGATGGTATCTCATCAAACCATCCGCGACGCAATCAGATCGAACTGGGAAGCTTTGTTAGCCCAGCAAAATCGAACCAACGAGCCCGAGTGGTTTGAAACTGCGTGGATTGAGAAACTCAAGGAAGGCGGGTGGTGGGGCCCGGCGCGCAAGTCCAACACTCCTGAGCGGAACCGCCGTTCGCCGGGCTATGAATATGAATCGGCTCGATTCGACGGTGATGCCGCTGAATTTCCGTTCTTCTTTTACCCGTATCCCTCGCTCGCTCTCGGAAACGGGGAAGGCGCAAACCTTCCCTGGCTTCAGGAACTGCCCGATCCTCTCACGACGGTCGTCTGGGGCACGTGGGCTGAAATCAATCCCAAGACCGCCATGGCGCGAGGTATTCGACAGGGAGACTTGATCCGTGTGATCTCACCTCATGGGTCCCTCGACATACCGGCCGTTCACTTCCCTGGAATCCGTCCCGACCTGATCGCCGTGCCCATCGGTCAGGGTCATCGAGCGTATGGACGGTATGCAACCAATCGCGGAGTCAATCCGCTTGCCCTGTTGGGGGCGCTGTTTGACCGTGACTCGGGTCGTCTGGCAACGGCCGCGACTCGCGTGCGCATCGAGGCAACCGGACGAACAGGATCACTCACCATGATCGAGCAACGAGAGATGCCTGCAATGCGGGATCTGATCGGCATCGATCGGATCAACACATGGATTCGCGGTTCCGGAAAGGAGTAG
- a CDS encoding hypothetical protein (conserved protein of unknown function): protein MAATPLAWSSVGKAAIILLICGGVALVVGSLYASGAADSAAQDIQPVSFSHKFHAGQLEISCLFCHRYAHVSSVAGVPSMQICMGCHQNLSGETPETKKLLGYWENERPIQWVRLQRLPDFVYFTHEMHLHHGVECGQCHGRVEEMPHTPRASSFEMGWCLSCHRQQGGSLDCLTCHK from the coding sequence ATGGCCGCTACACCCTTGGCATGGAGCTCCGTCGGGAAAGCGGCGATCATTCTCCTTATCTGCGGAGGCGTCGCGTTGGTCGTAGGATCGCTGTATGCCAGTGGGGCCGCCGACAGTGCGGCGCAGGATATTCAACCCGTGTCGTTCAGCCACAAATTCCATGCCGGTCAATTGGAGATATCCTGTCTGTTTTGCCATCGCTATGCGCACGTATCATCCGTCGCCGGTGTCCCGTCTATGCAGATCTGTATGGGATGCCACCAGAACCTCAGTGGAGAAACACCAGAAACCAAGAAACTTCTGGGGTATTGGGAAAATGAGAGGCCGATTCAGTGGGTCCGACTGCAGCGCCTTCCTGATTTCGTCTATTTTACGCATGAGATGCATCTCCATCACGGAGTGGAGTGTGGGCAATGTCATGGAAGAGTGGAGGAGATGCCCCACACACCCAGGGCCTCGAGCTTCGAAATGGGGTGGTGTCTGTCTTGCCATCGACAACAAGGGGGATCACTCGACTGTTTGACCTGTCATAAATGA
- a CDS encoding putative bacterioferritin, producing the protein MEPTMQYGAVGTDEEVQEAIAQGAVTKQYLAKPQHVASSLNRLRSTEIASYLQYKQHAYMAVSLLSPGLKTEFEQHADQELKHADQLAGRIQQLGGVPIFDLQELASKAAAIGVHPEQGTSLTEMVIEDLVLERRQVETYSALIREIGEKDLITREILLKILAETEAHASELADFLKRSSEQR; encoded by the coding sequence ATGGAACCAACCATGCAGTATGGGGCAGTCGGTACCGACGAAGAGGTTCAAGAGGCAATCGCGCAAGGGGCGGTGACCAAGCAATACCTCGCGAAGCCACAGCACGTCGCCAGCTCGCTGAATCGGCTCAGGTCGACGGAGATCGCAAGCTACCTTCAATACAAACAACATGCGTACATGGCGGTGTCTCTCCTCTCGCCGGGCCTCAAGACGGAATTTGAACAGCACGCCGATCAGGAACTGAAACATGCGGACCAGCTGGCCGGTCGGATCCAACAGCTCGGCGGTGTACCGATTTTCGACTTGCAGGAACTCGCGAGTAAGGCCGCCGCAATCGGCGTCCATCCCGAACAAGGCACCTCACTGACCGAGATGGTCATTGAAGACTTGGTGCTTGAGCGGCGGCAAGTGGAGACGTACAGCGCATTGATTCGCGAGATCGGCGAGAAGGATCTGATTACGCGGGAAATCCTTTTGAAAATTCTTGCCGAAACGGAAGCGCATGCGAGCGAACTTGCTGATTTCCTCAAGCGTTCCAGCGAGCAGCGCTGA
- a CDS encoding hypothetical protein (conserved protein of unknown function) — translation MERMQYNHVIASAGNNNYMAVHKKTTSGKMGGHKNDRHMPSKGRDRTRRKWSAEVMKHSNALDLEPGVFKGNPRRIAASLKRSAMRSQRRKGTPYQSAMSMLNFHINRGGKNFSVAQRRRLEQAKSELRRMFGKA, via the coding sequence ATGGAAAGAATGCAATACAACCATGTGATAGCGAGCGCCGGTAACAACAATTACATGGCGGTACATAAAAAAACAACGTCAGGAAAGATGGGTGGACATAAAAACGACCGACATATGCCCTCGAAGGGGCGTGATCGGACAAGACGCAAATGGTCGGCCGAGGTGATGAAGCACAGCAACGCGCTGGACCTTGAACCTGGTGTCTTTAAAGGTAATCCCCGCCGGATTGCGGCATCCCTTAAACGCTCGGCGATGCGAAGCCAGCGTCGCAAAGGCACTCCCTATCAATCGGCCATGTCGATGCTCAATTTTCACATCAATCGAGGTGGTAAGAATTTCAGTGTGGCGCAACGACGCCGATTGGAGCAGGCAAAAAGCGAGCTGCGCCGAATGTTTGGGAAGGCATAA
- a CDS encoding Gluconokinase, producing the protein MFSLNTPVHVIILMGAAGAGKSTIGRHLANDLGWRFVDGDDFHPKDNLDKISRNLPLTDEDRGPWLERLRAAITGWITTGTHVVLASSLLKSAHRTIVLGHHHPSVRIAYLKADRALLEQRLLHRTDHVMKADLLDSQLETLEEPIDALALNASDAPSTLVQQIRTALDL; encoded by the coding sequence ATGTTTTCTTTGAATACACCCGTTCACGTCATCATCCTCATGGGAGCCGCGGGCGCAGGCAAGTCGACGATCGGTCGACACCTCGCGAATGACCTCGGCTGGCGTTTTGTCGATGGCGATGACTTTCATCCGAAGGACAATCTGGACAAGATCAGCCGCAATCTGCCGCTTACCGACGAAGATCGAGGTCCGTGGCTCGAACGCCTTCGGGCGGCGATCACCGGATGGATAACCACCGGAACCCATGTGGTTCTGGCAAGTTCTCTTTTGAAGTCTGCCCATCGTACAATCGTCCTTGGACACCACCATCCGTCGGTACGGATCGCATATCTGAAGGCTGATCGAGCCCTGTTGGAACAGCGTCTGCTCCATCGAACCGATCATGTCATGAAAGCAGACTTACTCGACAGTCAACTTGAAACCCTAGAGGAGCCGATCGACGCCCTAGCCCTGAACGCCTCCGACGCCCCGTCTACGCTCGTGCAGCAGATTCGCACCGCTCTCGACCTCTAG
- a CDS encoding putative Histidine kinase, translated as MAVGCHSESEEPMGAKQNKLYEDLVTETEELRAQLAEAHEVLRAIRAGSVDTLTTEKWKGEHISRFQGNDHPCRLPIEHLNEGAVTIDQDGLVTYANWMFADLVGLPLAQIFGRQLSSFVSEADRPQCEDLIQKANGDGSRRELALLSAGGESIPVLLSVHQLPVEPDRFYCCIVSDLRRQGLHEQLRQSVERLHLATTAAAVGIWEWNVKTNRIRWDAQMFRIYGAAPTADGCVPYETWSHAVVPEDLSEQERVLWQTVRRCGSSSRTFRIRRYRDGEERHIEAVEITRTDAHGQTEWVIGTNIDITERRRVQIKLTQSEERFRTMAEAVPSFLFETDAAGWNTWTSESWCRFTGQTAEQVSGHGWAEALHPEDRASNLGQWLHCMEHGLPFESQQRLRRTDGTYAWVIARALPVRDEHGTICRWLGSVTDVDTIVRVQDSLRESESRLLRAQRSARAGVWDIDLLTQKVQWSEPHHELYGFTSDVTPSHENWIAGVHPEDRARVEAQFALAVLARGAQSIEFRINRDGEIRWLHSEGHVTCDAEGRPIRVAGITWDITERKQAEAALQERNRQLELLAWTSQRLLLGREPERELLEAIFEGIARLTDMEMFYYHRPSEDPKRFQLHMSGSIIENKQDRFAGMELSDHFCDRVAEQRERLIIEDLQHSSYSGNDGRKVAGATSYAGFPLVANGELLGTIAFISNRRTHLCEGDVQMIQSICDQIAAWLERMQLQRELHEREKRLTLAADVGQLGSWDWDVVTGRVEWSSGHFELLGLRPGDVQPSYEAWASHVHPDDLPEVEQNLRESMASHAEYRADFRVIWADGSIHWMAGRGRFQYGVGGQCIRMVGVMVDITHRKEAETALREKGERTREFAAQLERLVAERTKELLQSQDRLRALATELNLAEQRERKRLATELHDYLAQILAVGKMSLDRIKQQIGAPLVEELDGTLDEALRYTRTLVAQLSPPFFHELGLPYAFRWLAEQMEPRGLRFTVEVQDGFPSLLEDHATLLFQAARELLLNALKHAETGQARLAMTAAEETIRIEVSDKGRGFDVAALDSPSAGATRMRFGLFSIRERMIAMGGRFELFSRPGEGTRATLVAPLNTSTVTKLEPSGVNHHVSDIRASSNPSVFSAQNSARSSTKIRVLLVDDHAMVRQGLRSILEAYADVEVVGEAAAGDEAVALVDQLRPSVVVMDINMPRMNGIQATAAIRARHSAVVVIGLSVQADALSRLEMLRAGATTLVTKEVAVEELYRTIQDVLREHTPQ; from the coding sequence ATGGCGGTTGGATGTCACAGCGAAAGCGAGGAACCAATGGGCGCCAAACAGAACAAATTATATGAGGACCTCGTCACAGAGACCGAAGAACTGCGTGCGCAGCTCGCCGAGGCGCATGAAGTGCTCAGGGCCATCAGGGCCGGCAGCGTCGATACTCTGACGACCGAGAAATGGAAGGGCGAGCACATCTCCAGGTTCCAAGGGAACGATCATCCGTGCCGTCTCCCCATTGAGCATCTGAACGAAGGCGCGGTGACGATCGATCAAGACGGCCTGGTCACCTATGCCAACTGGATGTTCGCTGATCTCGTCGGCCTGCCGTTGGCACAGATCTTTGGCAGGCAGCTGTCTAGTTTTGTGTCGGAAGCCGACCGACCGCAGTGCGAGGACTTGATCCAGAAAGCCAACGGCGACGGGAGTCGGCGGGAGCTGGCTCTCCTCAGTGCCGGTGGGGAATCGATTCCCGTTCTTCTGTCGGTCCACCAGTTGCCGGTTGAGCCGGACCGGTTCTATTGCTGTATCGTCTCGGACCTGCGTCGGCAAGGTCTGCACGAACAACTCCGCCAAAGTGTAGAGCGGTTGCATCTAGCGACCACAGCCGCGGCAGTGGGTATCTGGGAATGGAACGTGAAAACGAATCGAATCCGGTGGGACGCTCAGATGTTCAGGATCTATGGGGCTGCTCCTACAGCGGATGGATGTGTGCCATACGAGACATGGAGCCATGCCGTCGTGCCGGAGGATTTGTCGGAACAAGAGCGGGTTCTGTGGCAGACGGTACGTCGTTGCGGTTCCAGCAGTCGGACGTTTCGTATTCGCCGATATCGCGATGGCGAAGAACGGCACATTGAGGCAGTGGAAATTACTCGGACGGATGCGCACGGTCAAACTGAGTGGGTGATAGGCACGAATATTGATATCACCGAACGGCGGCGAGTGCAGATAAAGCTCACTCAGAGTGAAGAACGATTTCGCACCATGGCCGAGGCCGTACCAAGTTTCTTATTCGAAACCGACGCGGCCGGGTGGAACACCTGGACAAGCGAAAGCTGGTGTCGGTTCACAGGGCAAACAGCAGAGCAAGTGTCGGGGCACGGTTGGGCCGAGGCCTTGCATCCCGAGGATCGCGCGTCCAATCTCGGCCAATGGCTGCATTGCATGGAGCACGGCCTGCCCTTCGAGTCGCAGCAACGGTTGCGCCGAACCGACGGTACCTATGCCTGGGTGATCGCGCGGGCGTTGCCGGTACGAGACGAGCACGGAACGATTTGTCGTTGGCTCGGTTCTGTCACCGATGTGGATACGATCGTGCGCGTACAGGACTCTCTCCGCGAAAGCGAATCCAGGTTACTCCGCGCACAACGCTCTGCGCGCGCCGGTGTGTGGGATATTGATCTGCTCACACAGAAGGTTCAATGGTCGGAGCCGCATCATGAACTATATGGTTTTACGTCCGACGTGACGCCTTCACACGAGAATTGGATCGCCGGCGTCCATCCAGAAGATCGTGCACGGGTCGAGGCGCAGTTCGCACTGGCGGTGCTGGCACGAGGAGCCCAAAGTATCGAGTTCCGCATCAACCGCGACGGCGAGATCCGCTGGCTTCACAGCGAGGGCCATGTGACATGCGATGCGGAAGGGCGGCCGATCAGAGTTGCAGGCATCACGTGGGATATCACCGAGCGGAAGCAAGCAGAAGCGGCTTTGCAGGAACGTAATCGACAACTTGAGCTCTTGGCGTGGACGTCACAGCGACTGCTCCTCGGCAGGGAACCGGAACGGGAGCTGCTGGAAGCTATTTTTGAAGGCATTGCGCGGCTCACCGACATGGAAATGTTTTATTACCACCGTCCAAGCGAAGACCCAAAGAGGTTTCAGCTGCACATGTCCGGCAGCATCATCGAGAACAAACAAGATCGGTTCGCCGGCATGGAATTAAGCGACCACTTCTGCGACCGGGTGGCGGAACAGCGAGAACGCCTCATCATCGAAGACTTACAACATTCGTCATATTCCGGCAACGATGGCCGAAAGGTAGCGGGCGCGACGAGTTACGCGGGGTTCCCGTTGGTGGCAAATGGTGAATTACTGGGCACGATCGCCTTCATCTCCAACCGTCGCACGCATCTCTGCGAAGGCGACGTACAGATGATTCAAAGCATCTGCGACCAAATCGCCGCATGGCTCGAGCGGATGCAGCTCCAGCGCGAACTGCACGAGAGAGAAAAACGGCTGACGTTAGCCGCAGACGTAGGCCAGTTGGGCTCATGGGATTGGGATGTGGTGACCGGCAGAGTCGAGTGGTCCTCTGGACATTTCGAGTTGCTGGGGTTGCGTCCTGGCGACGTACAACCTTCATATGAGGCTTGGGCCTCGCATGTGCATCCTGATGACTTACCTGAGGTAGAGCAGAACTTGCGAGAGTCCATGGCCTCGCATGCCGAGTACCGTGCGGATTTTCGTGTCATCTGGGCGGACGGCAGCATTCACTGGATGGCAGGCAGAGGACGGTTTCAGTATGGGGTCGGTGGACAATGCATCAGAATGGTGGGAGTGATGGTCGACATTACCCATCGTAAGGAGGCGGAAACGGCCTTACGCGAGAAAGGAGAGAGGACACGGGAATTTGCGGCACAACTGGAAAGGCTAGTCGCTGAACGCACGAAGGAGTTATTGCAATCACAGGACCGGTTGCGCGCCTTGGCAACAGAACTGAACCTGGCCGAACAGCGGGAACGCAAGCGCTTGGCCACCGAGCTGCACGATTACCTTGCTCAAATTCTCGCGGTTGGGAAAATGTCCTTGGACCGAATCAAGCAACAGATCGGAGCTCCTCTGGTCGAGGAGCTGGATGGGACCCTCGACGAAGCCTTACGCTACACCCGCACGCTGGTTGCTCAACTGAGTCCGCCTTTTTTCCACGAGCTTGGGTTACCCTACGCCTTCAGATGGCTGGCTGAGCAGATGGAGCCGCGCGGTCTCCGCTTTACGGTTGAGGTGCAGGATGGCTTCCCATCATTGCTGGAGGATCACGCCACGTTGTTATTTCAAGCGGCACGTGAACTTCTCTTGAACGCATTGAAACATGCAGAAACCGGGCAGGCCCGACTCGCGATGACGGCGGCGGAAGAGACCATCCGCATCGAGGTCTCGGATAAGGGGAGAGGCTTCGATGTGGCCGCGTTAGACTCACCATCGGCCGGCGCAACACGAATGAGGTTTGGATTGTTCAGTATTCGTGAGCGAATGATCGCCATGGGCGGCCGTTTCGAACTGTTCTCTCGGCCCGGCGAAGGGACTCGAGCGACGTTGGTTGCGCCGCTCAACACCTCAACCGTCACCAAGCTTGAGCCTTCCGGAGTCAACCATCACGTGTCAGATATTCGTGCTTCTTCCAATCCGTCAGTCTTCAGCGCTCAGAACTCAGCACGATCATCGACGAAGATTCGTGTCCTCCTTGTCGACGATCATGCCATGGTACGGCAAGGCCTTCGCAGCATCTTGGAGGCCTATGCCGATGTGGAAGTCGTAGGTGAAGCTGCTGCTGGTGACGAGGCGGTCGCGCTGGTGGACCAGCTCCGCCCATCGGTCGTCGTGATGGATATCAATATGCCCAGGATGAACGGCATCCAGGCCACGGCTGCGATCAGGGCGCGTCATTCAGCCGTCGTGGTGATCGGTCTGTCGGTTCAGGCGGACGCTCTCAGTCGGTTAGAAATGCTCCGGGCCGGGGCCACGACATTGGTCACCAAAGAAGTGGCAGTGGAGGAGCTGTATCGTACGATCCAAGATGTATTACGGGAACACACTCCCCAATAG